One window from the genome of Cucumis melo cultivar AY chromosome 12, USDA_Cmelo_AY_1.0, whole genome shotgun sequence encodes:
- the LOC103500327 gene encoding uncharacterized protein LOC103500327, with the protein MEVKDLEFFMVPLGFAVLVSYHLWLIITIYRRPKRTVIGVNAESRRQWVSTMISDPAKNGVLAVQTIRNNIMASTLMATTTITIGSLISVFVSSTSSTGKYRYIVLCFLVAFLCNVQSIRYYAHASFLVTLPDGEGRKEYLAAILNRGSLFWSLGLRAFYFTIPLFLWIFGPLSMFASCYLITFVLYFLDYTGSSKYDPYEYVQKEEANNNDIESVGQSRGVNLVENSSLQSPLLASHSMTSNLNGSANQN; encoded by the exons ATGGAAGTGAAAGATCTTGAATTTTTTATGGTTCCACTTGGCTTTGCGGTGCTGGTGAGCTACCATCTTTGGCTGATAATCACCATTTACAGAAGGCCTAAAAGAACAGTAATCGGAGTCAACGCTGAGTCTCGCAGACAATGGGTCTCCACCATGATTTCA GACCCTGCAAAGAATGGTGTTCTTGCTGTTCAAACCATACGAAACAACATCATGGCTTCTACGCTTATGGCCACGACGACGATCACCATCGGCTCATTGATCAGTGTTTTTGTGAGCAGCACATCAAGTACTGGAAAGTACCGTTACATTGTATTGTGTTTTCTTGTTGCCTTCCTTTGCAATGTGCAGTCTATTAGATACTATGCTCATGCCAGCTTCTTAGTCACTTTGCCTGATGGTGAAGGAAGAAAAGAGTATCTTGCTGCTATATTGAATCGAGGAAGTTTATTTTGGTCGCTCGGATTACGAGCTTTCTATTTCACAATTCCTCTCTTCCTCTGGATCTTTGGGCCTCTATCAATGTTTGCGAGTTGTTACCTGATAACATTTGTTCTTTACTTCTTGGACTATACTGGATCTTCCAAGTATGATCCTTATGAATATGTACAAAAGGAAGAAGCGAACAACAATGACATTGAATCAGTTGGTCAATCAAG GGGAGTCAATCTTGTCGAAAACTCCTCCCTTCAATCTCCTCTACTTGCAAGTCACAGTATGACTTCCAACTTAAACGGCTCTGCAAATCAAAACTGA
- the LOC103500410 gene encoding uncharacterized protein LOC103500410 encodes MAATSIFHFSLPSKSSPSTPPFKTSHSLISSPNFRPLKIICCLSIHRSDDENLTTSNSSINSLRVVFAAGGTGGRVYPAVAIADELLLAYPTAQILFLGTPNSTESAAVPSAGYEFDTVLATPLAHPLISPQNLLLPLHLIKSVVASYKKLIDFKPHIVIGTGGYVSFPICLAAKLINGVKLAIQEQNSVPGFANWVLSHFADMVFVVLNSTVECFPRKKKCLVCGNPVRLTLKQHVPKAVARLHFFPRSGKGEDLEAKVLLILGGSLGANAINIAMLNLYYQMLLENKNLYIIWQTGVKTFDEMDSLVKNHPRLHLTPFMHSLHLAYAAADLVVSRARAMTCSEILATGKPSILIPSPHDDEGHQLRNASIMADMAGSTVIDEDELDSTTLASAIQEILGDETKMADLSERALRVSKPNASTEIVQHIGTLINLSTRKAKQQ; translated from the exons ATGGCGGCCACAAGTATTTTTCATTTCTCTCTACCCTCCAAATCCAGCCCTTCAACTCCGCCGTTTAAGACTTCCCACTCCCTCATTTCCTCCCCAAATTTCAG GCCTCTCAAAATCATCTGTTGCCTGTCTATTCACCGATCAGATGACGAAAACCTCACTACTTCAAACAGCTCGATTAACTCCCTGAGAGTCGTCTTTGCCGCCGGAGGCACTGGTGGTCGCGTTTATCCCGCCGTCGCCATTGCCGATGAGCTCCTACTTGCTTACCCCACAGCTCAGATCCTCTTTCTGGGAACACCCAACAGCACGGAAAGCGCAGCCGTCCCTTCTGCCGGGTACGAGTTCGACACAGTTCTGGCCACTCCGTTAGCTCACCCTCTTATATCTCCCCAAAACCTTCTCCTTCCTTTACATCTGATCAAATCCGTGGTTGCGAGTTACAAAAAACTCATCGATTTCAAACCCCACATCGTCATTGGCACAGGTGGATACGTCTCGTTCCCGATTTGCCTTGCTGCAAAGCTTATCAATGGCGTCAAGCTTGCAATCCAAGAGCAGAACTCGGTTCCAGGTTTTGCGAATTGGGTTCTCTCTCATTTTGCAGATATGGTGTTTGTTGTATTGAACTCCACAGTTGAGTGCTTTCCAAGGAAGAAGAAATgcttggtttgtgggaacccgGTGAGGTTGACATTGAAACAGCACGTGCCCAAGGCTGTGGCACGTTTGCATTTCTTTCCAAGATCAGGGAAGGGTGAGGATTTGGAGGCTAAGGTGTTGCTTATTCTCGGAGGGTCTTTGGGTGCAAATGCCATCAATATTGCCATGTTGAATCTGTATTATCAGATGTTGTTGGAGAACAAGaatttgtatattatatggcaGACTGGTGTGAAGACATTTGATGAGATGGACAGCCTTGTAAAAAACCATCCCCGTCTGCATTTAACGCC GTTCATGCATTCTCTGCATTTGGCTTATGCAGCTGCAGATCTCGTTGTTTCTAGAGCAAGGGCCATGACTTGCTCTGAGATCCTAGCAACTGGAAAGCCATCTATACTG ATACCATCACCTCATGACGATGAAGGACATCAGCTTAGAAATGCTTCGATAATGGCTGACATGGCTGGTTCAACAGTCATTGATGAAGACGAACTAGATTCAACTACACTTGCAAGTGCAATTCAAGAGATATTAG GTGATGAGACTAAAATGGCAGATCTATCTGAAAGAGCATTGCGAGTATCGAAACCAAATGCCTCTACTGAAATTGTTCAACACATTGGAACCTTAATAAACTTGTCAACTAGGAAGGCCAAGCAGCAGTGA